A single region of the Marinobacter nanhaiticus D15-8W genome encodes:
- a CDS encoding methyl-accepting chemotaxis protein has product MSVNKKFLLAVTLMISLLVVIGASFTIVSQDHALTNDAEAKAQSASERVIRLLSVTDSIMSERVRSSMKVLIKRGTEVGTPGLGSRTQVGERSVPDLLLGEESQSNRYGLVDALTADMGGTATLFVYDGKDYVRVSTNVKKEGKRATGTILNPDGAAFQAISDRTAFYGQVDILGNPYLTGYAPMQDAAGKVVGIWYVGYSADMSVLAEEIAKAQVFENGFTALVDNRGRIRMHSSNQSQEAVEAALASNDGSWVTFETPFKPWGYKVVTAYSDDELTAMITSASVKTALMIAGVGLLIILAVAALVKAVITKPMSRMIAAVNDIADGEGDLTVRFNSSSRDEFGQMANGFDKLLAKVQATIREVGESSRELLNSAHELVGVAERSSKSISQQTRDTEHVAASMHEMSLTAQNVAESASVAEEAAKSAETQARSGHSLLHETIEMIEQQAESIADCAKSVSELDAHSEAISGVLDVIHGIAEQTNLLALNAAIEAARAGEHGRGFAVVSDEVRMLATRTQNSIDDIRAQIERLQKGSKDTSRQMESNQALSQSVSAKAKESGDAINQVRDAVSRISERNTDIASAAEEQSQVSDEINTTLDRIHANAQETSAQADQTRGASQELIGLAERLQAQLANYRV; this is encoded by the coding sequence ATGTCTGTGAACAAGAAGTTCCTACTTGCCGTCACACTGATGATCTCGCTTCTCGTCGTGATTGGCGCCAGCTTTACCATCGTATCCCAGGACCATGCCCTGACAAATGATGCGGAAGCCAAGGCCCAAAGTGCGAGCGAACGGGTGATCCGCCTGTTGTCGGTGACCGATTCAATCATGTCCGAGCGGGTACGCAGCAGCATGAAGGTCCTGATCAAGCGGGGCACCGAAGTCGGGACACCCGGGCTCGGTAGCAGGACCCAGGTTGGTGAACGGTCCGTGCCGGACCTGCTTCTGGGCGAGGAATCCCAGTCAAACCGCTACGGGCTCGTGGATGCACTGACGGCCGACATGGGCGGCACCGCCACCCTGTTTGTCTACGACGGCAAGGATTACGTGAGGGTATCCACCAATGTGAAGAAGGAAGGCAAGCGCGCAACCGGTACGATCCTCAATCCGGACGGTGCCGCCTTCCAGGCAATCAGCGACCGCACTGCGTTCTACGGTCAGGTGGATATCCTTGGCAACCCTTATCTGACCGGCTATGCGCCCATGCAGGACGCCGCCGGCAAGGTGGTCGGCATCTGGTACGTCGGCTATTCCGCTGACATGTCCGTGTTGGCCGAAGAGATCGCCAAAGCTCAGGTCTTCGAGAACGGGTTCACCGCGTTGGTGGACAACAGGGGCCGTATCCGGATGCACTCATCGAACCAGTCCCAGGAAGCGGTGGAGGCTGCCCTGGCCAGCAATGACGGGTCATGGGTGACTTTCGAAACTCCCTTCAAACCCTGGGGCTACAAAGTCGTGACGGCTTACTCTGATGACGAGTTGACGGCCATGATCACCTCGGCCTCGGTGAAGACGGCGCTGATGATCGCCGGTGTTGGCCTGTTGATCATCCTTGCAGTGGCGGCGTTGGTTAAGGCGGTTATCACCAAGCCCATGAGCCGCATGATCGCCGCGGTAAATGACATCGCCGACGGTGAGGGTGATCTGACGGTGCGTTTCAATTCCAGCAGCCGGGACGAGTTTGGCCAAATGGCCAACGGCTTTGACAAGCTCCTGGCGAAAGTCCAGGCAACGATTCGCGAGGTGGGCGAATCCTCCCGGGAGTTGCTGAATTCGGCCCACGAGTTGGTCGGCGTGGCCGAGCGCTCCAGTAAGTCCATCAGCCAGCAGACCCGGGATACCGAGCATGTGGCTGCCTCGATGCATGAGATGTCACTGACGGCACAGAACGTGGCAGAAAGTGCATCCGTCGCTGAGGAGGCAGCCAAGAGCGCAGAAACCCAGGCTCGTTCCGGGCATTCACTACTACACGAAACGATCGAGATGATCGAGCAGCAGGCGGAGAGTATTGCCGACTGCGCCAAATCGGTCTCAGAGCTCGACGCACACAGCGAAGCGATCAGCGGGGTGCTGGATGTCATTCACGGCATCGCGGAACAGACTAACCTGCTGGCCCTGAATGCCGCCATTGAGGCCGCACGGGCGGGCGAACATGGCCGTGGATTCGCAGTGGTTTCCGATGAGGTGCGTATGCTGGCCACTCGCACCCAGAACTCTATCGACGATATCCGCGCACAGATCGAGCGGCTGCAGAAAGGCTCAAAGGACACCTCTCGCCAGATGGAGTCCAACCAGGCTCTGTCCCAATCGGTCTCGGCCAAGGCCAAGGAATCCGGCGACGCTATCAACCAGGTGCGCGACGCAGTCAGCCGAATCTCTGAGCGGAACACGGACATCGCCAGCGCGGCCGAAGAGCAGAGTCAGGTGTCCGATGAGATCAACACCACACTCGACCGCATCCACGCCAACGCCCAGGAGACATCCGCCCAGGCAGACCAGACCCGTGGGGCCAGCCAGGAATTGATTGGCCTGGCCGAGCGGCTACAGGCTCAGTTGGCGAACTACCGCGTTTGA
- a CDS encoding choline ABC transporter substrate-binding protein, with protein sequence MRALKQVALAVSLVTGVASAQAAVPEECQTVRFSDPGWTDINVTNAITTTLLEGLGYDTSIDLLSVPIGFRSLQNNDIDVFMGNWMPAQQKFADQYEGGYERIRANLEGAKFTLAVPQYVNDAGVSSFADLDKHAEKFDKRIYGIEPGAPANNLIQKMIDADDFGLGDWKLIESSEQGMLSQVNRAARRDEFVVFLAWEPHPMNLQQDLAYLSGGDEYFGPNYGGATVYTLTRNGYTETCPNVGELLENLEFTLDMESEIMGAILNGGEDADEAAQQWLKQHPGMLEEWLADVETVNGEPGLPAVKDELGL encoded by the coding sequence ATGCGCGCGCTAAAACAGGTGGCGTTGGCGGTAAGCCTGGTCACGGGCGTGGCCAGCGCACAGGCCGCCGTACCGGAAGAATGCCAGACGGTACGCTTTAGTGATCCGGGCTGGACCGATATCAATGTCACCAACGCCATTACCACCACCCTGCTCGAAGGGCTGGGGTATGACACCAGCATCGATCTGCTGTCGGTCCCCATCGGTTTCCGCTCCCTGCAGAACAACGATATCGATGTCTTCATGGGCAACTGGATGCCGGCGCAGCAGAAATTCGCCGACCAGTACGAGGGCGGCTACGAGCGTATCCGGGCCAACCTGGAAGGCGCAAAGTTCACCCTGGCCGTGCCGCAGTATGTGAACGACGCGGGTGTCTCCAGCTTCGCGGACCTCGACAAGCACGCGGAGAAGTTCGACAAGCGCATCTATGGCATTGAACCGGGCGCGCCGGCCAACAACCTGATCCAGAAGATGATCGATGCCGACGACTTCGGCCTGGGTGACTGGAAGCTGATCGAGTCCAGCGAGCAGGGCATGCTCAGTCAAGTCAACCGTGCGGCGCGTCGCGACGAATTCGTCGTCTTCCTGGCCTGGGAACCCCACCCGATGAACCTGCAGCAGGATCTGGCTTACCTTTCCGGCGGTGATGAGTATTTCGGTCCGAATTACGGCGGCGCCACGGTCTACACGCTGACCCGCAACGGCTACACCGAAACCTGCCCCAACGTTGGCGAACTGCTGGAGAACCTGGAGTTCACCCTCGACATGGAAAGCGAGATCATGGGCGCGATCCTGAACGGTGGCGAAGATGCCGACGAAGCGGCCCAGCAATGGCTCAAACAGCATCCGGGGATGCTGGAAGAGTGGCTGGCTGACGTCGAAACCGTCAATGGCGAGCCAGGCCTACCTGCTGTGAAGGATGAGCTGGGACTTTAA
- a CDS encoding LamG-like jellyroll fold domain-containing protein translates to MSIGKRSGWCSIWMVLCLTFLLAACGSDSDSDPDEAAPPENPGEDAGNVLPTFTLAIVPDTQKYARYSPERYTVQTQWIADHYKEQNIKFTVHLGDVVDRAGEPNEWVAARQAMEILEASAETPYSVLAGNHDVLNSGQADDERDLSSEPFLQHFPASLQAGNFTTFRGADSTGFNSYHIFQTEGQAYLVLALDWRVSEQTVNWAQSVLDAHPELPVILTTHQLLNIAGDGETAIFTEHGAMLWEQLIRSNDQIFLTFNGHHHGEAMMVAKNDYGRDVVMVVVDYQSGFWGGNGMLQLVDFDYANDELDFRSFSPWVAAIPEDQRQPQDELSRWVFSVPLDFSARFKSFNEAATGDAPGNIEGTEAYWILDDAHRITSTSGEVRFLDASGKGNDLTLVPHNSPVGDRSAFFRIGSEAPPFGYAKGASTFLGNNDIGGYYLTTDAPGLIFETSDSGNPGYLPQYTIEAIVRLPGDWTPAENQWSGILNHRPQITQVCNYHSVSCAGSDAALGLNVSSLKEFQWVSTSQNGKGEDNWSWEVASSYWYHIALVNDGERVQMYVDGSLVMRTGVDEQHGLLVEPGQPWSIGINSWEGNPGNLFAGDIAEIRINNRVLEPGEWLYNH, encoded by the coding sequence ATGAGTATCGGTAAACGATCCGGGTGGTGTTCTATCTGGATGGTCCTCTGTTTGACCTTTCTTCTCGCTGCCTGTGGCAGCGATAGCGATTCAGACCCGGATGAGGCCGCGCCGCCCGAGAATCCAGGCGAGGATGCCGGCAATGTCTTGCCCACCTTTACACTGGCAATTGTGCCGGATACGCAAAAGTACGCTCGTTACTCGCCAGAACGCTATACCGTGCAGACGCAATGGATAGCTGACCACTACAAAGAGCAGAACATCAAGTTTACCGTTCACCTGGGCGATGTCGTCGATCGCGCCGGAGAACCCAACGAATGGGTGGCTGCCCGCCAGGCGATGGAAATCCTCGAAGCCAGTGCTGAAACGCCATACAGCGTCCTCGCAGGTAATCATGACGTATTGAATAGCGGTCAGGCCGACGATGAGCGGGATCTTTCCAGTGAACCCTTTCTCCAGCATTTCCCGGCCTCTTTGCAGGCGGGAAACTTTACAACGTTCAGGGGCGCCGATAGCACCGGCTTCAACAGCTACCATATTTTCCAGACTGAAGGGCAGGCGTACCTCGTACTCGCCCTGGACTGGCGTGTGTCCGAGCAAACGGTGAACTGGGCGCAGTCGGTACTGGATGCGCATCCGGAACTACCGGTAATACTGACGACCCACCAACTGCTGAATATCGCCGGTGATGGCGAGACGGCGATTTTTACTGAACACGGTGCCATGCTGTGGGAGCAGCTTATTCGGTCCAACGACCAGATCTTTCTCACGTTTAACGGCCATCACCACGGCGAGGCCATGATGGTGGCGAAGAATGATTACGGTCGCGACGTGGTCATGGTCGTGGTGGACTACCAGTCAGGATTCTGGGGCGGCAATGGCATGTTGCAGCTCGTCGATTTCGACTACGCAAACGACGAACTCGACTTCCGCTCGTTCTCACCCTGGGTTGCCGCTATTCCTGAAGACCAGCGCCAACCCCAGGATGAGCTATCCCGCTGGGTGTTCAGTGTGCCACTGGACTTCAGTGCCCGTTTCAAAAGCTTTAACGAAGCGGCTACCGGTGATGCCCCGGGTAATATCGAAGGTACCGAGGCGTACTGGATCCTGGATGATGCACACCGCATTACGAGCACATCGGGCGAAGTCCGCTTCCTTGACGCTTCGGGCAAGGGCAACGACCTGACGCTTGTGCCGCACAACTCACCTGTTGGTGACCGGTCTGCCTTCTTCCGGATCGGCAGCGAAGCGCCGCCTTTCGGTTACGCCAAAGGTGCTTCAACCTTCCTGGGAAATAACGATATCGGGGGCTATTACCTGACAACGGATGCGCCCGGACTTATCTTTGAAACCAGCGATTCCGGCAATCCCGGCTACCTGCCCCAATACACCATTGAAGCGATCGTAAGATTGCCTGGAGACTGGACCCCCGCCGAGAACCAGTGGTCCGGTATCCTGAACCATCGTCCCCAGATTACCCAGGTATGTAATTACCATTCGGTGAGTTGCGCCGGTAGTGATGCTGCGTTGGGACTGAACGTTTCGTCGCTGAAGGAGTTCCAGTGGGTTAGCACCTCCCAGAATGGCAAAGGGGAGGACAACTGGTCATGGGAAGTCGCCAGTAGCTATTGGTACCACATTGCCCTGGTCAATGACGGAGAACGGGTGCAAATGTATGTGGATGGTTCTCTGGTTATGCGTACCGGTGTTGATGAGCAGCACGGGCTCCTGGTCGAGCCGGGTCAGCCCTGGTCGATTGGTATCAACAGCTGGGAGGGAAACCCGGGGAACCTGTTCGCTGGCGATATCGCGGAGATTCGGATAAATAACAGGGTACTGGAACCCGGCGAGTGGCTTTACAACCACTAA
- a CDS encoding methyl-accepting chemotaxis protein, with translation MMKNWSLRSKLLLTSMLCLVVLTTAMLWLSLSSLRSNIDETLDRDVDLFATAFATNVSNWMEDRRNSLKQVAQVIPQNPDIEPYKFLDLVNQGLAFSIVYYGTEEGEMLRSDPTITVEGYDPRVRSWYKGAMANQGSFLTTPFTSKSTGDYVVTLAEPVRRNGDIIGVVGGNLTLDTLTQNVNELDVPGDGYAVLIDKSDQLVAHPDPDWQRKPGSEFSELFELQTLEKLVAEDELHQAKINGEDSLLFAVDIPGTNWVLVLIMDEATLMAPVRDQLFIQLGAATVVVIVAIVILLMLFKVLFRGLEGITRSLDEIASGDGDLTKRLAVDSRDEIGQLAGSFNRFVEQLHGIISRLSKASGELMEQADQSASSANAQHDRVQRHKSEIDKVATAVTEMASATQEIASNAELTADSAQQTVTLSDSGRAQVEQSRHSIENLAREVGDASDIISELSQHAQNINSILSTITGIAEQTNLLALNAAIEAARAGEHGRGFAVVADEVRVLSRRTHESTKEIENMIEALQSATGRAVTSMEKGAKIASQSVTDAEEASRSLVQISDAITHINDMAAQIAAAAEEQASVTVEINRNTETIREVGDEMAAESEVASRAANRLRDVGGRVHADVGRFRL, from the coding sequence ATGATGAAAAACTGGTCTCTCCGCTCCAAGCTTCTATTGACCTCCATGCTCTGTCTCGTAGTGCTCACGACTGCCATGTTATGGCTCAGCCTCTCAAGTCTGCGGAGCAATATCGACGAGACGCTGGACCGGGATGTCGATCTCTTTGCCACGGCTTTCGCGACCAATGTCAGCAATTGGATGGAAGACCGTCGCAATTCCCTCAAACAGGTCGCCCAAGTGATTCCGCAGAATCCTGACATCGAGCCTTACAAGTTCCTCGATCTGGTGAACCAGGGACTGGCTTTCTCCATCGTCTACTACGGCACCGAAGAAGGCGAGATGCTCCGGAGCGATCCCACCATAACCGTCGAAGGGTATGACCCGCGGGTAAGGAGCTGGTACAAAGGCGCGATGGCCAACCAGGGGAGTTTCCTGACTACGCCATTCACTTCGAAAAGTACCGGTGACTACGTGGTCACTCTTGCCGAGCCCGTGCGTCGGAATGGAGATATTATCGGCGTCGTCGGGGGTAACCTTACCCTGGATACGCTTACGCAGAACGTCAATGAACTCGATGTCCCGGGAGACGGCTACGCGGTCCTGATCGATAAGAGTGATCAGCTCGTCGCACACCCTGATCCCGATTGGCAGCGTAAGCCGGGCTCTGAATTCTCCGAACTGTTCGAGCTCCAGACACTGGAGAAACTGGTGGCGGAGGATGAGCTGCATCAGGCGAAAATCAATGGCGAAGACAGTTTGCTCTTTGCCGTCGACATCCCGGGTACGAACTGGGTGCTGGTATTGATCATGGACGAGGCCACATTGATGGCGCCCGTACGGGATCAACTGTTTATCCAGTTGGGCGCTGCGACTGTGGTCGTGATTGTGGCGATCGTCATTCTCCTGATGCTGTTCAAGGTTCTGTTCCGTGGGCTGGAGGGTATTACCCGTAGTCTCGACGAAATTGCCAGCGGCGACGGCGACCTGACCAAGCGCCTGGCAGTGGATAGTCGCGACGAAATCGGTCAGCTGGCGGGTAGTTTCAACCGCTTCGTCGAGCAGCTGCATGGCATTATCTCGCGTCTGAGCAAGGCCTCGGGAGAGTTGATGGAGCAGGCCGACCAATCCGCATCGTCGGCCAATGCGCAGCACGATCGTGTCCAGCGTCATAAGAGCGAAATCGATAAGGTGGCCACGGCCGTGACCGAGATGGCATCTGCGACCCAGGAGATCGCATCCAATGCGGAACTGACTGCCGATTCCGCCCAGCAGACCGTTACCCTGAGCGACTCGGGGCGTGCGCAGGTGGAGCAGAGCCGCCACTCTATCGAAAACCTTGCGCGGGAAGTCGGTGATGCCAGCGATATCATCTCTGAGCTGAGTCAGCATGCCCAGAATATCAACTCCATCCTGTCCACTATTACCGGTATTGCGGAGCAGACCAACCTTCTGGCGCTTAACGCTGCCATCGAAGCGGCCCGGGCTGGGGAGCACGGACGCGGGTTTGCGGTGGTGGCCGATGAGGTCCGTGTTCTTTCCCGCCGTACCCACGAATCGACGAAAGAAATAGAGAATATGATCGAGGCACTCCAAAGCGCTACCGGTCGAGCCGTAACGTCGATGGAAAAAGGCGCGAAGATAGCGTCCCAAAGCGTTACGGATGCCGAAGAGGCGAGTCGCAGCCTGGTCCAGATTTCGGATGCGATCACTCACATCAACGATATGGCGGCCCAGATTGCCGCCGCGGCGGAAGAGCAGGCGTCCGTGACGGTGGAAATCAATCGAAACACCGAGACCATTCGCGAAGTTGGCGATGAAATGGCGGCAGAGAGCGAGGTCGCAAGCCGGGCCGCCAATCGTCTGCGGGACGTGGGTGGTCGAGTACACGCGGACGTCGGGCGCTTCAGACTCTAA
- a CDS encoding Gfo/Idh/MocA family protein, whose amino-acid sequence MTYGSTFRWGIIAPGRIAHNFAEALGVVEGARLYAVASRNLARGEEFAHKHHASGEPPRVYGGYFELINDPGVDAIYIANPHRFHADCIRHCLEAGKAVLCEKPLTVNAAQAEALFRLAKERNVFLMEALWTRFLPAWQQARQWIDDGAIGRIHSISADFCFRVPFQRDDRLWDIEQAGGVLLDMGVYPLNLSNFIFGRGPDRIQSSVLKGETEVDVCTAALLDYGAGVSTFTCSFLARRENIFQIEGAGGVIQMEKHY is encoded by the coding sequence ATGACATACGGATCCACCTTTCGCTGGGGCATCATTGCGCCCGGCCGTATTGCGCACAACTTCGCCGAGGCACTCGGCGTGGTCGAAGGTGCACGGCTGTATGCCGTGGCCAGCCGCAACCTCGCGCGAGGCGAGGAGTTCGCCCATAAACATCACGCTAGCGGGGAGCCGCCCAGGGTTTATGGGGGCTATTTCGAACTCATCAATGATCCGGGCGTGGATGCGATCTATATCGCCAACCCGCACCGTTTTCATGCCGATTGCATCCGCCATTGTCTGGAGGCAGGGAAAGCCGTGCTGTGCGAAAAGCCGTTGACCGTCAATGCTGCCCAGGCAGAGGCTCTGTTCCGATTGGCGAAGGAACGCAACGTCTTCCTGATGGAGGCGCTATGGACCCGTTTCCTGCCGGCTTGGCAGCAGGCACGGCAGTGGATCGATGACGGCGCTATTGGCCGGATCCATTCGATCAGTGCCGACTTCTGCTTCAGGGTGCCGTTCCAGCGGGACGATCGACTTTGGGATATCGAGCAGGCCGGCGGGGTGCTGCTCGATATGGGCGTTTATCCGCTGAACCTGTCCAACTTCATCTTCGGTCGCGGTCCCGATCGCATCCAGTCGAGCGTGCTCAAGGGCGAAACGGAAGTGGACGTGTGTACTGCAGCCCTGCTGGACTATGGCGCCGGGGTTAGTACCTTCACCTGCAGCTTCCTGGCCCGTCGTGAGAACATCTTCCAGATCGAGGGTGCTGGCGGTGTCATTCAGATGGAAAAGCACTACTGA
- the betC gene encoding choline-sulfatase has translation MSAGFPNFPDAPNILFIMADQMAAPVLPFYGDSPVKAPHLQSLADTGVVFDSAYCNSPLCAPSRFVLMTGRLPSEIGAYDNAAELRADVPTYAHYLRDLGYRTALSGKMHFCGPDQLHGFEDRLTSDIYPADFGWAVNWDEPEKRPTWYHDMSSVTQAGPCVRTNQLDFDDEVVFHAQRYLYDHARGTDTRPFCLTVSMTHPHDPYAIPAEYWERYRDEDIELPSVTLDENQRDPHSRRLRAAYQADTTDISEQQVRNARRAYYGAISYVDDQVGRLLKTLKDTGLDKNTIVVFSGDHGDMLGERDLWYKMSWFEWSARVPMIVSAPDRFKPGRVKESVSTLDLLPTLVEMGAGAGRTHENYATPLEGRSLMSHLMGNGGHNEVIGEYMGEGTVTPVMMIRRGDYKYVYCPADPDQLYNLAQDPQELDNLAEQESHAIMLKEFQAEAAQRWDMDLIHQDVLESQRRRRLVSSALSKGRITPWDHQPWVDASTQYMRNTLDLGDLERRARFPQVTD, from the coding sequence ATGTCTGCTGGCTTTCCCAACTTTCCCGACGCTCCCAACATCCTCTTCATCATGGCTGACCAGATGGCCGCGCCGGTCCTTCCGTTCTACGGAGACTCCCCCGTCAAGGCGCCGCATCTGCAGTCTTTGGCGGATACCGGCGTGGTCTTCGATTCGGCGTACTGCAATAGCCCGCTGTGCGCACCGTCGCGATTCGTGCTGATGACCGGGCGCCTGCCTTCCGAGATCGGCGCCTATGACAATGCAGCCGAGTTGCGTGCAGACGTGCCGACCTATGCCCATTACTTGCGGGATCTCGGCTATCGCACGGCGCTGTCGGGCAAGATGCACTTTTGCGGCCCGGACCAGCTCCATGGCTTCGAGGACCGCCTGACCAGCGACATCTACCCGGCGGATTTTGGCTGGGCCGTGAACTGGGACGAGCCTGAGAAACGGCCCACCTGGTACCACGACATGTCCTCGGTTACCCAGGCCGGGCCCTGCGTACGCACCAACCAGCTGGATTTCGACGACGAGGTGGTCTTCCATGCCCAACGCTACCTCTATGATCATGCGCGCGGCACCGATACCCGGCCGTTCTGCCTGACCGTATCCATGACGCATCCCCACGATCCCTACGCGATTCCGGCGGAGTACTGGGAACGCTACCGCGACGAGGACATCGAACTGCCCTCGGTCACCCTGGACGAGAATCAGCGCGATCCTCATTCCAGACGTTTGCGTGCGGCCTATCAGGCGGACACCACTGACATCAGTGAGCAACAGGTTCGCAATGCGCGCCGGGCATACTATGGCGCCATCAGCTATGTCGACGACCAGGTTGGCCGGTTGCTGAAGACCCTTAAGGACACAGGGCTGGATAAAAACACCATCGTCGTCTTCTCCGGCGATCACGGCGACATGCTGGGTGAGCGCGATCTCTGGTACAAGATGAGCTGGTTCGAATGGTCCGCGCGGGTCCCAATGATCGTCAGCGCCCCGGATCGTTTCAAACCGGGCCGGGTGAAAGAGAGTGTGTCCACCCTCGACCTGCTGCCAACCTTGGTGGAAATGGGGGCAGGGGCAGGTCGTACCCATGAAAACTACGCCACGCCCCTTGAGGGGCGCAGCCTGATGTCACACCTGATGGGCAATGGGGGCCATAACGAAGTCATCGGCGAGTACATGGGCGAGGGTACGGTGACACCGGTGATGATGATCCGGCGCGGCGACTACAAGTACGTATACTGTCCGGCAGATCCTGATCAGCTCTACAACCTCGCGCAGGACCCGCAGGAGCTGGACAACCTGGCGGAACAGGAAAGTCATGCCATTATGCTCAAGGAGTTCCAGGCCGAGGCTGCCCAGCGCTGGGACATGGACCTCATCCACCAGGACGTCCTGGAAAGTCAGCGCCGCCGCCGGCTGGTGTCCAGCGCCCTGTCGAAAGGACGCATTACGCCCTGGGATCACCAACCCTGGGTGGACGCCAGTACCCAATACATGAGAAACACCCTGGACCTGGGCGATCTTGAACGTCGGGCCCGTTTCCCGCAGGTGACGGATTAG
- a CDS encoding choline sulfate utilization transcriptional regulator: MATVELPPLPMLQAFEAAARLHSFTAAARELGSTQSAVSQHIKRLEADLGSQLFHRIHRGVRLTRAGQSFYRSVADGLDQLTDGYNRARHQSRNEVINVATDYALGTYWMLPRLRRFRAAHPNVDVRLVTGQQPVTPDQADVDIALLFGNGYDMAAPTRQLFQEAVIPVCSPALLERYGAFTRIHQIAQLPLLQLEADYDAHWFDWPELFATLGIAASPREPELIFNNYTLLLQAALSGQGVAIGWSPFVEPLLESGALTSLVDEPVRSSNGYQIVFPSSQVVDPLVLEFVDWLMEEGRQTAAERSKTRDGEQKPVR; this comes from the coding sequence ATGGCCACTGTAGAACTTCCACCCCTGCCTATGCTGCAAGCCTTCGAGGCAGCAGCCCGACTGCACTCGTTCACCGCCGCTGCACGGGAGCTGGGCAGCACTCAATCCGCGGTCAGTCAGCACATCAAACGGTTGGAAGCAGACCTGGGTAGCCAATTATTCCACCGTATCCACCGAGGCGTGCGCCTGACCCGCGCCGGACAAAGCTTCTATCGTTCCGTCGCGGACGGGCTGGACCAATTGACCGACGGCTATAACCGTGCACGCCACCAATCCCGCAACGAGGTCATCAACGTCGCCACCGACTACGCCCTGGGTACTTACTGGATGCTGCCTCGGTTACGGCGGTTTCGCGCCGCGCATCCCAACGTGGATGTCCGCCTGGTGACCGGTCAGCAGCCGGTCACGCCCGACCAGGCGGACGTGGATATCGCCCTGCTGTTCGGTAACGGCTATGACATGGCTGCGCCGACGCGGCAGCTGTTCCAGGAAGCGGTGATCCCCGTTTGCAGCCCCGCCCTGCTGGAACGCTACGGTGCCTTCACCCGCATCCATCAGATCGCCCAACTGCCCCTGCTGCAGTTGGAGGCAGATTACGATGCCCATTGGTTCGATTGGCCCGAACTGTTTGCCACCCTGGGCATTGCCGCGTCGCCACGGGAGCCCGAGCTGATCTTCAATAACTACACGCTGCTGTTGCAGGCAGCGCTATCCGGCCAGGGTGTGGCTATCGGCTGGTCGCCGTTCGTCGAACCGTTGCTGGAGAGCGGCGCCCTCACCTCCCTGGTCGACGAGCCGGTGCGTTCGAGCAACGGCTACCAGATCGTCTTTCCCTCCAGTCAGGTGGTGGATCCGCTGGTCCTGGAATTTGTCGACTGGTTGATGGAGGAGGGACGACAAACTGCCGCAGAAAGGAGCAAAACTCGCGATGGGGAGCAAAAACCTGTGCGCTAA